GGGGCGGGAGGATGGGGCGGCCCGCGGGGGGCGCGACGAGGGGCGCGCGCACCTGGGGAGCGCGGAGCGGCTCCTCCTCGATGTCCGCTCGGACGAGGAATACAGCGGCGAGCGGGTGATGCCCCCGCCCAACTTCGATCACGGCGCCGAGCGGACGGGCCGCATCCCCGGCGCGGCCCATCTTTTTTACGGGAACCTTTTCAACGAGGACGATACGTTCAAGACGCCCGGGGAGTTGAAGAAGGCGTTCGACGGTGTGGGAGCGAACCCGCAGAAGGCGGGCGAGATCGTTGTTTATTGCCGCCTCAGCCACCGCGCGACGCTCGCCTGGTTTGCGATGCGCTGTCTGCTCGGCTATGAGAACGTGAAGGTCTACGACGGCTCCTGGACGGAGTGGGGGAGCATCGTCGGATTTCCGATCGAAAAATAGACGGCGGATTTTCCGGAACGAAAAAAGGGAGGAGGCCGAATTGGCTCCTCCTTTTTTTCGTGATGAAACCGGGATCAGACGGCGCGGTACCTCGGCTTTTTCCCCGTCAGAACGCGCATGACCTCGCCGGCGGATTTCTCCCGCATGTCCTGGAGCGCATCGGTGGTGTACCAGGCGCTGTGGGTGGTGATGATGCAGTTGTCCAGCCCGATGAGGGGGTGGTTTTTCGGCGGCGGCTCCTGGGAGAGCACATCCAGGGCGGCGCCCCGGATGGTGCCGCTCTCCAGCGCCGCGGCCAGGGCTTTTTCGTCAATCAGGCCGCCGCGCGCCACGTTGATGAGGACGGCCCCTTTCTTCATCGTCTTCAGCTCCGCCGCTCCGATCATCCCGCGGGTTTTGGGGGTGAGGGGGGAGTGGAGCGAGACGTAGTCCGCCGTCTTGAGGATTTTGGCGATGCTGGCCTTCTCCGCGCGGATCCGCTTGAAGGCCGCATCGGGCGCGAAGGGATCGTGGGCGATGATCCGCATCCCGAAGGCGCGCGCCTTTTTGGCCAGCGCCGAACCGATGCGCCCGATACCGATGACGCCGAGCGCCGCGCCCTTTAACCGGGGGACGGGATGAAG
This DNA window, taken from bacterium, encodes the following:
- a CDS encoding C-terminal binding protein, whose product is MAQRKEKPIVVIAGTRFPDQNIERKILARTGCNIIVGDGHDENSLISLCREADGVITGSLAHFTPRVIAQLDKCRIIARVGIGLDNIDLPAAKKKGIIVTNVPDYCIDEVSEHAMAFILSFSRQVQAGAAEAKRGGWGISTLHPVPRLKGAALGVIGIGRIGSALAKKARAFGMRIIAHDPFAPDAAFKRIRAEKASIAKILKTADYVSLHSPLTPKTRGMIGAAELKTMKKGAVLINVARGGLIDEKALAAALESGTIRGAALDVLSQEPPPKNHPLIGLDNCIITTHSAWYTTDALQDMREKSAGEVMRVLTGKKPRYRAV
- a CDS encoding rhodanese-like domain-containing protein — translated: GREDGAARGGRDEGRAHLGSAERLLLDVRSDEEYSGERVMPPPNFDHGAERTGRIPGAAHLFYGNLFNEDDTFKTPGELKKAFDGVGANPQKAGEIVVYCRLSHRATLAWFAMRCLLGYENVKVYDGSWTEWGSIVGFPIEK